One window from the genome of Carnobacteriaceae bacterium zg-84 encodes:
- a CDS encoding Cna B-type domain-containing protein translates to MWNYNNLLTNVSSYEILDVLPHLNDFSTAASATSGQLEPRQSKFSNTLTGPIHITTPNAHKFTVEYSTDEITGPVDQSSNTLSFSETVADYAQVTAIRVRLKDGQTFNKGELLEVEVPMKAPEMANLGDRAWNNFSIATNTNQPTPTNLVWNEMYIPSSPLKIVKKSVEGTLLAGAVFTVTRMDNPEVTYELTTNKNGVVEQVLPLGTYKVVEKTAPTGYLLDTTEHQVEIVEDETTTLELANVPLISVTVNKVWDDDDNRDAKRPNTIQVHLLANGAEKQAVTLSNAENWTHTFMDLPAYENGQKIAYTVTEDAVADYETTINGYTITNRHIPEVKSITINKIWNDNNDQDGKRPNTIHVHLFANGVERETATLTNEDNWTHTFEYLPVYENGQEIAYTVTEDAVEGYETTIDGYTITNVHTPEVKSITVNKVWNDHDNQDGQRPNTIQVHLLANGTEKQTVVLSNEENWMYTFTNLPVYENGQEINYTVTEEAVAGYESVVDGYTITNRHTPKMKSITVNKVWDDNNNQDGKRPESIKAHLLANGEVIRTQNITKEMNWMYIFENVPEYENGQKIEYTVKEDVVSEYESSVDGYTITNKYIPKTKSVTVNKIWNDNNDQDGKRPDKITVHLFANGIEKQQVFVTEANAWTYTFENLPVYENGQEINYTVTEDAVEGYETVVNDTTIMNIHKPSFIDVPVNKVWEDDHDRDGKRPKSVTLHLLANGEQVDSVTVTKDSQWQHVFKDVPEFKDGKRIVYTVSEDAVEGYTANVSGTTVTNTRSVNRINIPVTKQWVDNDNQDGKRPEQITVHLLANGEIVRTQDITREMNWMYVFANVLEYENGQKIEYTIKEDVVPFYEITINGFDLTNTLKEEPKKPTPIPNKETPEITTTSTISKETTTSTIPDKPTLPKTGSREYNMTIIGLGILMIGFGVVCDRKKHID, encoded by the coding sequence TTGTGGAATTATAATAATTTATTAACAAACGTATCGTCTTATGAAATATTAGATGTTTTACCGCATCTAAATGATTTTTCAACAGCTGCATCTGCGACATCTGGGCAATTAGAGCCACGCCAGTCTAAATTTAGCAATACGTTAACAGGCCCGATACATATTACAACACCGAATGCACATAAGTTTACGGTAGAGTATTCAACGGATGAGATAACTGGTCCTGTTGACCAATCATCTAATACATTATCGTTTAGTGAAACGGTAGCTGATTATGCACAGGTAACAGCAATTAGAGTACGCTTAAAAGACGGTCAAACATTTAATAAAGGAGAGTTGCTTGAGGTCGAAGTACCAATGAAAGCACCTGAAATGGCTAATTTAGGAGATCGTGCATGGAATAACTTCTCTATTGCAACAAATACGAACCAACCTACACCAACAAATTTAGTGTGGAATGAGATGTACATACCATCTTCTCCATTAAAAATTGTGAAAAAATCAGTAGAGGGTACACTTCTTGCAGGTGCAGTATTTACCGTTACACGTATGGATAATCCTGAGGTAACCTATGAATTAACAACGAATAAAAATGGTGTCGTTGAACAAGTTTTACCTTTAGGAACGTATAAAGTTGTAGAAAAAACAGCACCAACAGGGTATCTGTTGGATACAACCGAACATCAAGTGGAGATTGTAGAAGATGAAACAACAACATTAGAGTTAGCCAATGTGCCACTTATTTCCGTGACGGTGAACAAAGTATGGGATGATGACGATAATCGAGATGCTAAACGTCCAAATACAATTCAAGTTCATTTATTAGCGAATGGAGCAGAAAAACAAGCGGTAACGTTGTCTAATGCAGAAAATTGGACACATACATTTATGGATTTACCAGCATATGAAAATGGTCAAAAAATTGCGTACACAGTAACGGAAGATGCTGTTGCGGATTATGAAACAACCATTAATGGTTATACGATTACCAATCGCCACATTCCTGAAGTTAAATCTATTACAATAAATAAAATATGGAACGATAATAATGATCAAGACGGCAAACGTCCAAACACCATTCACGTCCATTTATTTGCAAATGGAGTAGAAAGAGAAACGGCTACTTTAACTAATGAAGATAATTGGACGCATACATTTGAGTATTTACCAGTGTATGAAAACGGACAAGAAATTGCATATACGGTAACGGAAGATGCTGTTGAAGGTTATGAAACGACAATCGACGGATATACTATTACAAATGTTCATACACCAGAAGTGAAATCTATTACCGTAAATAAAGTATGGAATGATCATGATAATCAAGACGGTCAACGTCCAAACACTATTCAAGTTCATTTATTAGCTAACGGAACAGAGAAACAAACGGTGGTGCTATCTAATGAAGAAAATTGGATGTATACATTTACGAATTTACCAGTGTATGAAAACGGACAAGAAATTAACTACACGGTGACGGAAGAGGCTGTTGCAGGGTATGAATCTGTTGTTGATGGGTATACCATTACTAATCGCCATACGCCAAAAATGAAATCAATTACGGTGAATAAAGTATGGGACGATAATAATAATCAAGATGGTAAACGTCCTGAAAGCATTAAGGCACATTTATTGGCGAATGGAGAAGTTATCCGTACACAAAATATCACAAAAGAAATGAATTGGATGTATATATTTGAGAATGTGCCAGAATATGAAAATGGACAAAAAATTGAGTATACCGTCAAAGAAGATGTTGTATCAGAGTATGAATCATCTGTTGATGGCTATACAATTACGAATAAGTACATACCAAAAACGAAGTCTGTAACGGTTAATAAAATATGGAACGATAATAATGATCAAGATGGCAAACGCCCAGATAAAATCACGGTACATTTATTCGCGAATGGAATAGAAAAACAGCAAGTATTTGTAACTGAAGCAAATGCTTGGACATATACATTTGAGAATTTACCAGTATATGAAAACGGACAAGAAATTAACTATACGGTAACGGAAGATGCTGTTGAGGGGTATGAAACAGTTGTCAACGATACAACGATTATGAACATACATAAGCCATCATTCATTGATGTGCCTGTCAATAAAGTGTGGGAAGATGATCATGACCGTGACGGCAAACGTCCGAAATCAGTAACTTTACATTTATTGGCAAATGGTGAACAAGTGGATAGTGTGACCGTTACAAAAGATAGTCAATGGCAGCATGTCTTTAAAGATGTTCCAGAATTTAAAGATGGCAAACGCATTGTGTATACAGTGAGTGAGGATGCTGTTGAGGGCTATACGGCAAATGTATCGGGAACGACTGTTACGAATACACGTTCTGTAAATCGTATCAATATTCCAGTGACAAAACAATGGGTAGATAATGATAACCAAGACGGCAAACGTCCTGAACAAATTACGGTACATTTATTGGCGAATGGAGAGATTGTCCGTACACAAGACATCACAAGAGAAATGAATTGGATGTATGTATTTGCGAATGTGTTGGAATATGAAAACGGACAGAAAATTGAGTACACCATTAAAGAAGATGTAGTACCATTTTATGAAATAACAATAAATGGTTTTGATTTAACGAATACACTTAAAGAAGAACCAAAAAAACCAACGCCGATTCCGAACAAGGAAACGCCTGAAATCACAACAACTTCGACGATATCAAAAGAAACGACAACATCAACCATACCAGATAAACCAACATTACCAAAAACGGGAAGTCGAGAGTATAATATGACAATAATCGGATTAGGCATTTTGATGATCGGATTTGGGGTAGTATGTGATAGAAAAAAACACATAGATTAA
- a CDS encoding IS30 family transposase, whose amino-acid sequence MSKTNYNTKKQYKQLSLVERTKIETLLNEKKPIRYIAERLGRNVSTIYREIKRGSVNQIVNRNGIQRDELKYYAETSHYIYKAKQQNKYHHDLTEKFSQQFFKDLQQVVTEKYRTHSIDTFVHWYRQNHPNEKVPCTKTVYTFVHQGIIPIKPIDLPKMVSIRKRPKKENTKTYKKNMGTSIENRPDVANNRTEFGHWEIDLVLFKKTKNEALLLTLVERQTRYTIIRKMNDKTAQCVLRTLKNIFKQYRKSTFKSITSDNGSEFASLSELESTYLSIYYAHPYSSYERGTNENHNGQIREFLPKGKSINTVKKSTIRKIESCLNQKIRRKLGYRTPAELFLLRVD is encoded by the coding sequence ATGTCTAAAACAAATTATAACACAAAAAAACAATATAAACAGCTATCATTGGTTGAACGTACAAAAATTGAAACGTTATTAAACGAAAAAAAGCCAATACGATATATCGCTGAACGACTCGGAAGAAATGTATCCACAATTTATAGAGAAATTAAACGAGGAAGCGTTAATCAAATTGTTAATCGAAATGGTATCCAACGTGACGAATTAAAATATTACGCTGAAACAAGCCATTACATCTATAAAGCTAAGCAACAAAATAAATATCATCATGATTTAACTGAAAAATTTAGTCAACAATTTTTCAAAGACTTACAACAGGTAGTTACTGAAAAATATAGAACCCATAGTATTGATACCTTTGTACATTGGTATCGGCAAAATCATCCTAATGAAAAAGTCCCTTGTACGAAAACGGTTTATACGTTTGTTCATCAAGGTATTATCCCTATCAAACCAATTGATTTACCCAAAATGGTAAGCATTAGAAAACGACCGAAAAAAGAGAACACCAAAACATACAAGAAAAATATGGGTACATCTATCGAAAATCGACCAGACGTAGCGAATAATCGTACAGAATTTGGACATTGGGAAATTGATTTAGTCTTATTTAAGAAGACAAAAAATGAAGCACTATTATTAACGTTAGTAGAACGACAAACACGTTATACAATTATACGTAAAATGAATGATAAAACAGCACAATGTGTCTTACGGACATTAAAGAATATTTTTAAACAATATAGGAAATCAACCTTCAAGAGTATTACATCTGATAATGGGTCAGAATTCGCCTCGTTATCTGAATTAGAATCGACATATTTAAGCATTTACTATGCACACCCTTATTCATCTTATGAGCGTGGTACTAACGAAAATCATAACGGACAGATACGGGAGTTTTTACCTAAGGGTAAATCTATCAATACCGTTAAAAAGTCAACTATTCGTAAAATAGAATCCTGCTTAAATCAGAAAATACGGCGTAAATTAGGTTATCGTACACCTGCAGAGTTATTTTTATTGCGGGTAGATTAA
- a CDS encoding IS30 family transposase: MQEYYNTKGKHITEKERYFIEKWKKEGKSNREIGRLLGKNHQTINNEIKRGLIDLSFHGGTKEYSAQKAQNDYRRLRLAVGRTDTWTVEKEALIREKIMDKYSPEMISQLPDMPSCTTIYTWVYKGWITGISRKHLLYPRKHKPLKSNEKRPPRKTNALSIEQRPQEINERKEIGHFEIDLVILNKKRGQQLLTLTDRKTRYEIIRLIPDKTAQSVNIALTSIQQDYLIRSLTADNGSEFLRLDEAITCPIYYAHPFSSYERGSNENANRLIRRWFPKGTTTVTPNEVTAVEQWMNRYPRKLFNYVCPYDLPEVANLLL, from the coding sequence ATGCAAGAATACTATAACACAAAAGGCAAACATATAACAGAAAAAGAACGTTACTTCATCGAAAAATGGAAAAAAGAAGGTAAAAGCAATAGAGAAATCGGTCGATTATTGGGAAAAAATCACCAAACCATCAATAATGAAATCAAACGTGGACTTATCGATTTATCTTTTCATGGTGGCACTAAAGAATACTCTGCTCAAAAGGCACAAAACGATTATCGCCGTTTACGTTTAGCCGTAGGTAGAACAGATACGTGGACGGTAGAAAAAGAAGCCCTCATCAGAGAAAAAATCATGGATAAATATTCCCCTGAAATGATTAGTCAACTACCTGATATGCCCTCTTGTACAACGATTTACACATGGGTATACAAAGGATGGATTACAGGTATTTCGCGTAAACATTTACTTTATCCTAGAAAACATAAACCGCTAAAATCCAATGAAAAACGACCACCAAGAAAGACTAATGCACTCTCTATCGAACAGCGACCACAAGAGATTAACGAGAGAAAAGAAATTGGGCATTTTGAAATAGATTTAGTGATTTTAAACAAGAAACGTGGACAACAATTATTGACATTAACAGACAGAAAAACACGCTATGAAATTATTCGTCTGATTCCTGATAAAACGGCTCAAAGTGTGAATATCGCTTTGACGTCTATTCAACAAGACTATTTAATCCGCTCTTTAACAGCTGATAATGGTTCTGAATTTTTAAGATTAGACGAAGCCATCACTTGTCCTATTTATTATGCACATCCATTCTCTTCTTATGAACGAGGTAGCAACGAAAATGCAAATCGATTGATTAGACGATGGTTCCCAAAAGGCACAACAACCGTTACTCCTAACGAAGTAACGGCTGTTGAACAATGGATGAATCGTTATCCACGTAAATTATTTAACTATGTATGTCCTTATGATTTGCCTGAGGTGGCTAACTTACTATTGTAA
- a CDS encoding Cna B-type domain-containing protein — MKKIINVLLCITLLFATVMQTVRVFAEEVPNIASVSTRLYTLDDQTKFDTGSTATVYVSATGSSETTDSPYSLVYLDKTKFNQPNSENVSTAEGLSSVEITENETHYIIRLNYTLLAAGASISVPFNAILTNRAWYKGEKSTIKTELYSKNNVLLSEDSSVTLEANTRVYYVFIAGEKYPSSGLFDVFDKDTDETHTKLSSDYIDTMRVSVSGDFYSKTLGDSRSTKIEISVPEHVIFDPTLPNNREWTYNSETKTVSMIVPTISKDEYKHVDFKYSNDFTIGDKVVYNVTRQFVNEKGVVVDDGRQVNSTDRTHQYIATNSAGIIQKQALDRKIATGDKDVRVFDEDNFQTFEWDIAWGFKDQLDGQDSSNLRVVFKSIEDSPHENILAFKGYKYVLHYKDHYDESTIAALSANKLIGILPDGTEEVIATNIKPTEATGNDAFRNYVGAKYSTIPFQEIPVKEYKTVKLVFDKEVSIPYYRQTQIHLQYQTQLTKAGHELVKTTLRERLEKGSTDPYPVINKFSSTSSVGNGNSPITDEKNKIYLVGNSANISVFENILLINGTSRSTAALVGDTVRPLTRFKIAQNRTIQSNMMEQGKVIFLVPEGLEFQEFSVFDDERLKVDTENYDIIYNYKNTGKTAYIFPVTLTQTEKDETLYMYMGPIFKATRELAEGSNSIETYLSWTNNERNGEEAWYLGSNPDELDTNDNGKTDDKIVKATNKFSFAPPKELIITKTVKLPEETQYTSGANVDGTGTANYKVSLINVLDNPVSNISIIDVLPKLDDLQTVANQDGDYLPRETEFPVTLNGPIVATENYDVYYSTDTPKQTLSENARSTWLSADQVSDFSKVTMFKAVMKQGYMLNSGNTDSLTFDVAVPSTVSVTDKQKAVNTAAYYYGNDITSAVESKRAILLFNEYTVRGTIFDDVNKDGIYNGGDTLVPERKVTLYSVSQDGTEKEIAATKTNSNGQYTFEDVVELRGNYKVKVTLEDEETVATLVPSTDNIIGTDINDRAENSFTLSPTQKVKVVNAGLVIPKRSTVTVNHVFIGNEEKNSTETKTDIIGKTYEFSPRTDVEGYELIKTEGQPKGEYVETASVVTFTYASKKTSVTVTKTWEDSNNQDGKRPETVTVVLSKKIDGKSTEVIRKELTIANQTDDNTWQYTFEELPLYEKSTKVEYTVDEELSGDIYTKFVNGYTITNTHKPEMIDIVGKKVWNDANNQDGKRPETITVRLLADGTLVSEQVIRQSDTPNEWSFTFQNQPKYKAGQEIVYTVEEVSVDGYATDITKYVITNTHTPEVKDIQGKKVWDDANNQDGKRPESITLELMNGDKVVQKQIVKAPEDNTTASEWGYQFKELPVYENGQEIAYSVREVPVKDYEATYETSVDGEITITNTHIPETIDVIGKKVWKDYDNVFNKRPESITINLKRGDKVIDTQVVKAPETEEKVNEWSYTFKDLPKYENGQEIVYSVSEEEVKGYKTEIEDYVITNTYVYVRIPDKSDEPSTPESDKETTSSNNHEMNATNQSLPKTGTDTSVSMFVAGIGILSMLMGYVLYRKNEQ, encoded by the coding sequence ATGAAAAAAATAATAAACGTCTTGTTGTGTATAACATTATTGTTTGCTACAGTGATGCAAACAGTGCGTGTTTTTGCAGAAGAGGTGCCTAATATTGCATCTGTTTCAACAAGATTATATACATTAGATGATCAAACTAAGTTTGATACAGGTTCTACAGCAACAGTATATGTGTCTGCAACGGGATCCAGTGAAACAACGGATAGTCCATATTCACTTGTCTATTTAGATAAGACAAAATTTAATCAACCTAATTCTGAAAATGTTTCAACAGCAGAAGGATTATCTAGTGTAGAGATTACTGAAAATGAAACACACTATATTATTCGTTTGAATTATACGTTACTTGCTGCAGGGGCATCAATTTCGGTACCATTTAATGCAATCTTAACAAATCGTGCTTGGTACAAAGGTGAAAAGTCTACAATAAAAACGGAATTGTATAGTAAAAATAATGTATTACTATCTGAGGATAGTTCTGTAACACTAGAAGCAAATACTCGGGTATATTATGTATTTATTGCAGGGGAAAAGTACCCTTCTTCTGGCTTGTTTGATGTATTTGATAAAGATACCGATGAGACTCATACAAAATTAAGTTCTGATTATATTGATACAATGAGGGTTAGTGTGTCGGGTGATTTCTACAGTAAAACTTTAGGTGATAGTCGATCCACAAAAATAGAGATATCTGTACCAGAACATGTCATTTTCGATCCAACCTTACCAAATAATAGGGAGTGGACCTATAATAGTGAAACAAAAACCGTTTCAATGATTGTACCTACAATAAGCAAAGATGAATATAAACATGTTGATTTTAAATATTCTAATGATTTTACAATCGGAGACAAGGTTGTCTACAATGTTACGCGGCAATTTGTCAATGAAAAGGGTGTGGTTGTAGATGATGGAAGACAAGTCAATTCAACTGATCGTACCCATCAATATATTGCAACAAATTCTGCAGGTATTATTCAAAAGCAGGCACTTGATAGAAAAATTGCTACTGGTGATAAAGATGTTCGAGTTTTTGATGAAGATAATTTCCAAACATTCGAATGGGATATTGCATGGGGATTTAAAGATCAACTTGACGGCCAAGATAGTTCTAATTTGAGAGTAGTCTTTAAATCTATTGAAGATTCGCCACATGAAAATATACTAGCATTTAAAGGTTATAAATATGTTCTGCATTATAAAGACCACTACGACGAGAGTACGATTGCAGCTTTATCTGCAAATAAATTGATTGGTATTTTACCAGATGGGACAGAAGAAGTTATCGCAACAAATATTAAACCCACAGAAGCAACTGGAAATGATGCGTTTAGGAATTATGTCGGGGCAAAATATTCAACAATACCGTTTCAAGAAATACCTGTTAAAGAATATAAAACAGTTAAATTAGTCTTTGATAAAGAAGTGAGTATCCCTTATTATAGACAGACACAAATTCACTTGCAGTATCAGACACAGCTAACAAAAGCAGGACATGAATTAGTTAAAACAACCTTGAGAGAACGTTTAGAAAAAGGAAGTACAGATCCTTATCCGGTTATAAATAAATTCAGTTCAACCTCTTCAGTTGGAAATGGAAATTCACCTATAACAGATGAAAAAAATAAAATTTATTTAGTTGGGAATAGTGCTAATATATCTGTGTTTGAAAATATTTTATTAATAAATGGTACCTCACGTTCTACAGCTGCTCTTGTAGGAGATACGGTCCGTCCGCTAACACGATTTAAAATTGCGCAAAATCGTACGATTCAATCTAATATGATGGAACAAGGGAAAGTTATTTTTTTAGTACCAGAAGGTTTAGAATTTCAAGAATTTTCAGTGTTTGATGATGAGCGATTAAAAGTTGATACAGAAAATTATGATATCATTTACAATTATAAAAACACGGGGAAAACAGCTTATATTTTTCCGGTGACATTGACTCAAACTGAAAAAGATGAAACGTTATATATGTATATGGGGCCAATCTTCAAGGCTACGCGTGAGTTAGCTGAAGGATCAAACTCGATTGAAACTTATCTGTCGTGGACGAATAATGAAAGAAATGGTGAAGAAGCTTGGTATTTAGGATCAAATCCTGATGAATTAGACACAAATGACAATGGTAAGACAGACGATAAAATCGTTAAGGCGACAAATAAGTTTTCATTTGCACCACCTAAAGAATTGATTATTACAAAAACAGTAAAATTACCAGAAGAAACGCAGTATACAAGTGGTGCGAATGTTGATGGAACGGGTACAGCCAATTATAAAGTGTCGTTAATCAATGTGCTCGATAATCCGGTGTCTAACATCTCGATTATTGATGTTTTACCAAAGCTAGATGATTTACAAACGGTTGCCAATCAAGATGGTGACTACCTCCCCCGTGAAACTGAATTTCCAGTGACATTGAATGGGCCGATTGTCGCAACTGAAAATTATGATGTGTATTATTCAACAGATACACCAAAACAGACACTATCAGAAAATGCAAGAAGTACTTGGCTTAGTGCTGATCAAGTGAGCGATTTTTCAAAAGTAACGATGTTTAAAGCTGTGATGAAGCAAGGCTACATGTTAAATAGTGGCAACACTGATTCGCTAACATTTGATGTGGCAGTACCAAGCACAGTATCAGTGACCGACAAACAAAAAGCGGTAAATACAGCAGCATATTATTATGGTAACGATATAACATCAGCTGTTGAGTCTAAAAGAGCTATTCTATTATTTAATGAATACACTGTCAGAGGAACGATTTTTGATGATGTCAATAAAGATGGTATTTACAATGGCGGTGATACTCTTGTGCCTGAACGTAAAGTAACATTATATAGTGTTTCTCAAGATGGTACAGAAAAAGAAATTGCTGCAACAAAAACAAATTCCAATGGACAGTATACATTTGAGGATGTTGTTGAGTTAAGAGGTAATTATAAAGTGAAGGTTACTTTAGAAGATGAAGAAACCGTTGCTACTCTGGTTCCAAGTACAGATAATATTATTGGTACGGATATTAATGATAGAGCCGAAAATAGTTTTACTCTCTCTCCAACACAAAAAGTCAAAGTAGTAAATGCAGGATTAGTCATTCCTAAGAGATCAACAGTAACAGTAAATCATGTATTTATTGGCAATGAAGAGAAAAATTCTACGGAAACAAAAACAGATATTATTGGTAAGACGTATGAGTTTTCTCCAAGAACAGATGTTGAAGGTTATGAGTTAATTAAGACAGAAGGTCAACCGAAAGGTGAGTACGTAGAAACAGCTAGTGTTGTAACATTTACATATGCATCTAAGAAAACATCAGTGACTGTAACGAAAACATGGGAAGATTCAAATAATCAAGACGGAAAACGTCCAGAAACTGTGACAGTTGTTCTATCTAAAAAAATAGATGGTAAGTCTACTGAAGTTATAAGAAAAGAATTAACTATTGCAAATCAAACAGACGATAATACATGGCAGTACACGTTTGAAGAATTACCTCTTTACGAAAAAAGCACAAAAGTTGAGTATACGGTTGATGAAGAATTGTCAGGAGATATTTATACAAAATTCGTCAATGGATATACGATTACGAATACACACAAGCCAGAAATGATTGATATTGTAGGTAAAAAAGTATGGAATGATGCAAACAACCAAGACGGAAAACGTCCAGAAACAATCACGGTACGCTTGTTAGCAGATGGAACACTTGTATCAGAACAAGTCATAAGACAGTCTGACACACCAAATGAATGGTCATTCACATTCCAAAATCAACCAAAATATAAAGCAGGACAAGAAATTGTCTATACAGTCGAGGAAGTAAGTGTTGATGGATATGCAACGGATATCACTAAGTATGTCATTACGAATACCCATACTCCTGAAGTGAAAGATATTCAAGGTAAAAAAGTATGGGACGATGCAAACAACCAAGATGGTAAACGTCCAGAATCTATTACGCTTGAGTTGATGAATGGCGACAAAGTTGTTCAAAAACAAATTGTTAAAGCTCCTGAAGATAATACAACTGCTTCAGAATGGGGATATCAATTTAAAGAACTACCAGTATATGAAAACGGACAAGAAATTGCCTATTCTGTCCGAGAAGTACCGGTTAAAGATTATGAAGCAACATATGAAACAAGCGTAGATGGTGAAATCACTATTACAAATACTCATATACCAGAAACAATTGATGTTATTGGTAAAAAAGTGTGGAAAGACTACGATAATGTGTTTAATAAACGTCCAGAATCTATTACGATAAATTTGAAACGTGGAGATAAAGTCATTGATACTCAAGTGGTAAAAGCACCAGAAACTGAAGAAAAAGTTAATGAATGGTCATATACGTTTAAAGATTTACCGAAATATGAAAACGGACAAGAAATTGTTTATTCTGTTTCAGAAGAAGAGGTTAAAGGTTATAAAACTGAAATTGAAGACTATGTGATTACGAACACTTATGTTTATGTGAGAATACCAGATAAATCAGATGAACCTTCGACACCAGAATCTGATAAAGAAACAACATCTTCAAATAACCATGAAATGAATGCAACAAATCAATCATTGCCTAAAACAGGTACAGATACATCAGTATCAATGTTTGTTGCAGGCATAGGTATATTGTCTATGCTTATGGGGTATGTTCTTTATAGGAAAAATGAACAATAA
- a CDS encoding helix-turn-helix transcriptional regulator, with product MKVSYNGLWKTFIDKGMNKKELKEKVGIAPATAGKMGRGELVGMEVLYKIGKE from the coding sequence ATGAAGGTAAGCTACAATGGCTTGTGGAAAACATTCATAGATAAAGGAATGAATAAAAAAGAGTTAAAAGAGAAAGTTGGAATTGCACCAGCTACAGCTGGAAAAATGGGGCGAGGAGAACTCGTAGGTATGGAAGTTCTTTATAAAATTGGTAAAGAATGA
- a CDS encoding LPXTG cell wall anchor domain-containing protein, with translation MGLGDRIESINQHGNTGIRVLFTKTTKTDETGTDEVQFGYIFNAEKLYTVGEPEPVSPSLPKPVFPPSPAPVFPPSTKPLEVAKGEETSDQVTPVAKSPEKTLPRTGETMSVFATLAGALSILGSSVMIRKSKKN, from the coding sequence ATGGGCTTAGGAGATCGTATTGAGTCTATTAACCAGCATGGTAATACAGGAATTAGAGTTTTATTTACAAAAACAACTAAAACAGATGAAACAGGTACAGATGAAGTACAATTCGGATATATTTTCAATGCTGAAAAATTATATACAGTTGGAGAACCAGAACCAGTTTCCCCATCACTTCCAAAACCAGTGTTTCCACCAAGTCCAGCACCTGTTTTCCCACCAAGCACAAAACCATTAGAAGTAGCTAAAGGTGAAGAAACAAGTGATCAAGTTACACCAGTAGCAAAATCACCAGAAAAAACATTGCCACGCACAGGGGAAACAATGTCAGTATTTGCAACTCTTGCAGGAGCATTATCTATTTTAGGTTCTAGTGTTATGATTAGAAAATCTAAAAAAAATTAA
- a CDS encoding MmcQ/YjbR family DNA-binding protein produces the protein MMIVLDDFFKGKRYNKGKLIEYGFLDRGEYYTKEFLMLEDSFLLRVDILKNGSSRMFVYDRDTQEIFLPIYQSRAVGTFVTTVQEACQLILSEVTEYCFDRTETQVLRVMTLIKKKYNIEPTFPFKKYPLYAAFKTPFTNKWFALVMTIDASKLDLNKNGTVDIVNVKIMPDALAQRIDNISFFPAYHMNKTHWYSICLDECLSDETILLLIEQSYTLVENRYDKSLKWLKK, from the coding sequence ATGATGATAGTACTAGATGATTTCTTTAAAGGGAAACGATACAATAAAGGAAAATTGATAGAGTATGGCTTTCTAGACAGGGGAGAATATTACACAAAAGAGTTTTTAATGTTAGAAGATTCATTTTTGTTGCGAGTGGATATTTTGAAAAACGGAAGCAGCCGTATGTTTGTTTATGATAGGGATACGCAGGAGATATTTTTACCTATTTATCAATCTAGAGCGGTAGGAACCTTTGTAACAACTGTTCAAGAAGCTTGCCAGCTTATTTTATCAGAAGTTACCGAATATTGTTTTGATAGAACTGAAACACAAGTACTACGTGTGATGACACTTATTAAAAAGAAGTATAATATAGAACCTACTTTTCCTTTTAAAAAGTATCCATTATATGCAGCATTTAAAACACCCTTTACAAATAAGTGGTTTGCGTTAGTGATGACAATTGATGCTTCTAAATTGGATTTGAATAAAAATGGGACAGTCGATATTGTCAATGTAAAGATAATGCCTGATGCTCTAGCCCAGCGAATTGATAATATTTCCTTTTTTCCTGCCTACCATATGAATAAAACACATTGGTATAGTATTTGTTTGGATGAATGTTTATCTGATGAAACCATCTTATTATTGATTGAACAAAGTTATACTTTAGTGGAGAATCGGTATGACAAATCGTTAAAATGGCTTAAAAAATAG